A single window of Gemmatimonadales bacterium DNA harbors:
- a CDS encoding NAD(P)H-quinone oxidoreductase, whose protein sequence is MRAIVISAAGGPEVLQLRDVPTPRPAAGEVQVRVRAAGVNRADVLQRQGHYPPPPGAPGDIPGLEYAGEVAALGAGARAWKVGDRVMGLVPAGGYAEAVTVNEAVAMPVPSAWTFEEAAAVPEAFITAYDALFRQMGLRSGERVLIHAVGSGVGTAALQLAKAFGARTFGTSRSAAKLARATALGLEVAIDTSKADFAEVVKQRTAGEGVDVVFDLVGGPVLAGSIQALARGGRMIVVGLTGGRSATIDLGMLLSKRLTLVGTVLRARTLEEKIGVTSRFAAEVLPLLEGGIVRPVVERSFPLADAAEAHRVLESDAVFGKLVLLCDQANG, encoded by the coding sequence ATGAGAGCCATCGTGATTTCCGCTGCGGGAGGGCCGGAGGTTCTCCAATTGCGCGACGTGCCCACGCCGCGACCGGCGGCCGGCGAGGTGCAGGTGCGGGTGCGCGCGGCCGGGGTCAACCGCGCGGACGTCCTGCAGCGGCAGGGGCACTACCCGCCGCCTCCGGGCGCGCCGGGCGACATCCCCGGGCTCGAGTACGCCGGTGAGGTGGCGGCCCTGGGCGCCGGCGCCAGGGCCTGGAAGGTGGGCGACCGCGTCATGGGGCTCGTGCCGGCGGGCGGGTACGCGGAGGCGGTGACGGTCAACGAGGCGGTGGCGATGCCGGTGCCGTCGGCGTGGACGTTCGAGGAGGCGGCGGCGGTCCCCGAAGCGTTCATCACCGCCTACGATGCCCTGTTCCGCCAGATGGGCCTCAGGTCCGGCGAGCGGGTGCTCATCCACGCCGTCGGGAGCGGCGTCGGCACGGCGGCCCTGCAGCTGGCGAAGGCGTTCGGCGCGCGCACGTTCGGCACCTCGCGCAGCGCGGCGAAGCTCGCGCGGGCGACCGCCCTCGGCCTGGAGGTGGCGATCGACACCTCCAAGGCCGATTTCGCCGAGGTCGTCAAGCAGCGCACGGCGGGCGAGGGCGTGGACGTCGTGTTCGACCTGGTGGGCGGCCCGGTGCTGGCCGGGAGCATCCAGGCCCTGGCCCGCGGGGGCCGGATGATCGTCGTGGGCCTCACCGGGGGGCGAAGCGCGACCATCGACCTGGGCATGCTGCTCAGCAAGCGCCTCACGCTGGTGGGCACGGTGTTGCGGGCGCGCACGCTGGAGGAGAAGATCGGCGTCACCTCGCGTTTCGCGGCCGAGGTGCTGCCCCTCCTGGAGGGCGGGATCGTGCGGCCGGTGGTGGAGCGCAGCTTCCCGCTCGCGGACGCGGCCGAGGCGCACCGCGTGCTGGAGTCCGACGCGGTCTTCGGGAAGCTGGTGCTGCTCTGCGACCAGGCGAACGGGTAG
- a CDS encoding type IV pilus twitching motility protein PilT — protein MATLDKFIEVMFQQGAAHMRLASGAAVMLSVEGAERPVTRDLLTKAKIMALVREIAPEGMKDHLEAESRMAFGYALDGGRVDVEIVHMGDDIAVTIGPARPRRSSAAISMPMEARAPAAPAPGPGPRREAPAGGGEAAAGAEERIQDLLRRLVESGSSDLHLRVGEPPITRKAGVMARTEGQEPLTVEEMEALVFSIMPERNRREFAESNDTDFAYEILDLARFRCNVLRDRRGPAAVFRVIPTRVQTAEELGLSEEIQKLCFLTKGLVLVTGPTGSGKSTTLAAMIDLINRKRTDHIITIEDPIEFVHSSKSCVVTQRQVALHTESFKRALRAALREDPDIVLVGEMRDLETVAIAIETAETGHLVFGTLHTTTAASTVDRIIDQFPADRQSQIRVMLSESLKGVVAQILCKKIGGGRVAVREILLAIPAISNLIREGKTFQIPSMIQTNKKLGMVTLNDALLEVVDKKLVEPAEAYMKAADKSGLEGMMKARGYDLGFLKTMQA, from the coding sequence ATGGCGACGCTCGACAAGTTCATCGAGGTGATGTTCCAGCAGGGCGCCGCGCACATGCGTCTCGCCAGCGGCGCCGCGGTCATGCTGAGCGTGGAGGGCGCCGAGCGGCCGGTGACGCGGGACCTGCTCACGAAGGCCAAGATCATGGCGCTGGTGCGGGAGATCGCGCCGGAGGGGATGAAGGACCACCTGGAGGCCGAATCGCGCATGGCCTTCGGCTACGCCCTGGACGGCGGGCGCGTGGACGTGGAGATCGTCCACATGGGCGACGACATCGCGGTCACGATCGGGCCGGCCAGGCCGCGCCGCTCGAGCGCGGCCATCTCGATGCCGATGGAGGCCCGCGCGCCCGCGGCGCCGGCTCCCGGCCCGGGGCCGAGGCGCGAGGCGCCGGCCGGGGGCGGCGAGGCGGCGGCCGGGGCCGAGGAGCGGATCCAGGACCTGCTGCGCCGGCTGGTCGAGTCCGGCTCGTCGGACCTGCACCTCCGCGTCGGCGAGCCTCCCATCACCCGGAAGGCGGGCGTGATGGCCCGGACCGAGGGGCAGGAGCCGCTCACGGTCGAGGAGATGGAGGCGCTGGTCTTCTCGATCATGCCGGAGCGCAACCGCCGGGAGTTCGCCGAGAGCAACGACACCGACTTCGCGTACGAGATCCTCGACCTGGCGCGGTTCCGCTGCAACGTGCTCCGCGACCGCCGGGGGCCGGCGGCGGTGTTCCGCGTGATCCCCACCCGGGTGCAGACCGCGGAGGAGCTGGGCCTGTCGGAGGAGATCCAGAAGCTCTGTTTCCTGACCAAGGGCCTGGTGCTGGTCACCGGGCCGACGGGATCCGGCAAGTCCACCACGCTCGCGGCGATGATCGACCTCATCAACCGCAAGCGCACGGATCACATCATCACGATCGAGGACCCGATCGAGTTCGTGCACTCGAGCAAGAGCTGCGTGGTCACCCAGCGGCAGGTGGCGCTGCACACGGAGTCCTTCAAGCGGGCCCTGCGGGCGGCGCTGCGGGAGGATCCCGACATCGTCCTGGTGGGCGAGATGCGCGACCTCGAGACGGTGGCGATCGCGATCGAGACGGCGGAGACGGGCCACCTGGTCTTCGGCACACTCCACACCACCACGGCGGCGTCCACGGTGGACCGGATCATCGACCAGTTCCCCGCGGACCGCCAGAGCCAGATCCGGGTGATGCTCTCCGAATCGCTGAAGGGCGTGGTCGCTCAGATCCTGTGCAAGAAGATCGGCGGCGGGCGCGTGGCGGTGCGCGAGATCCTGCTGGCGATCCCGGCCATTTCGAACCTCATCCGCGAGGGCAAGACCTTCCAGATCCCGTCGATGATCCAGACCAACAAGAAGCTGGGGATGGTGACGCTCAACGACGCGCTGCTGGAGGTCGTGGACAAGAAGCTGGTCGAGCCCGCCGAGGCGTACATGAAGGCGGCGGACAAGTCGGGCCTCGAGGGGATGATGAAGGCCAGGGGGTATGATCTGGGGTTTCTGAAGACGATGCAGGCGTGA
- a CDS encoding dihydroorotate dehydrogenase-like protein: MTDLTTDYLGFTLSSPLVASASPLCEDLDNLRRLEDAGAAAVVLHSLFEEQLARESEVLDRALSAGTDSHAEALSYFPDLASYNLGPEGYLEHVRKAKAALGIPVIASLNGVSSGGWVDYARKMEQAGADALELNVYFIPTDAHLTGAAVEQQYCDLVRDVRAAIRIPLAVKVGHQFTAFANMARRLEEAGAGALVLFNRFYQPDLDVENLEVVSALSLSQPYELLLRLHWVAVLYGRLQADLAVTGGVHAAGDVLKAMMAGANVAMMTSTLLRSGIGHLTAVRQELAAWMNEHEYESVRQMRGSLSQRSTANPEAYERANYVKVLSSYAVK, from the coding sequence ATGACCGACCTCACGACCGACTACCTCGGGTTCACGCTGTCGAGCCCGCTCGTGGCCTCGGCCTCGCCGCTGTGCGAGGACCTCGACAACCTGCGGCGGCTCGAGGATGCCGGTGCCGCCGCGGTGGTTCTCCACTCGCTGTTCGAGGAGCAGCTCGCCCGCGAGAGCGAGGTGCTGGACCGCGCACTGTCGGCCGGAACCGACAGCCACGCGGAGGCGCTGAGCTACTTCCCCGATCTCGCGAGCTACAACCTCGGGCCGGAGGGCTACCTCGAGCACGTCCGGAAGGCGAAGGCCGCGCTCGGCATCCCGGTCATCGCCAGCCTCAACGGCGTCTCGAGCGGCGGGTGGGTGGACTACGCGCGGAAGATGGAGCAGGCCGGTGCGGACGCGTTGGAGCTCAACGTGTACTTCATCCCCACCGACGCGCACCTCACCGGCGCCGCGGTCGAACAGCAGTACTGCGACCTGGTGCGCGACGTCCGGGCGGCGATCCGGATCCCGCTCGCCGTCAAGGTCGGGCACCAGTTCACGGCGTTCGCGAACATGGCGCGCCGCCTGGAGGAGGCCGGGGCCGGGGCGCTGGTCCTGTTCAACCGCTTCTACCAGCCCGACCTCGACGTCGAGAACCTCGAGGTGGTGAGCGCGCTGTCGCTGAGCCAGCCGTACGAGCTGCTGCTCCGGCTCCACTGGGTGGCGGTGCTGTACGGCCGCCTCCAGGCCGACCTCGCCGTCACGGGCGGCGTCCACGCCGCGGGGGACGTGCTGAAGGCGATGATGGCGGGCGCCAACGTCGCCATGATGACCTCGACGCTGCTGCGCAGCGGCATCGGGCACCTGACCGCGGTGCGGCAGGAGCTGGCGGCCTGGATGAACGAGCACGAGTACGAGTCGGTCCGCCAGATGCGCGGCAGCCTGAGCCAGCGGTCGACCGCGAATCCGGAGGCATACGAGCGGGCGAATTACGTGAAGGTGCTGAGCTCGTATGCCGTGAAGTAG
- the nifJ gene encoding pyruvate:ferredoxin (flavodoxin) oxidoreductase, with the protein MGKQTLTIDGNEAAARVAYQLNEVIAIYPITPSSPMGEWSDQWASEKRPNLWGTIPTVVEMQSEGGAAGALHGSLQTGSLSTTFTSSQGLLLMIPNMYKIAGELTSTVFHVAARSLAAQALSIFGDHSDVMATRGTGYALLASNSIQEVTDLAAIATAATLESRVPFLHFFDGFRTSHEVAKIEALTPEQLRALIDDETVRAHRARSLSPDHPVLRGSAQNPDVYFQAREAVNPYYLACPGIVQRVMDRFAKSVGRSYHLFDYVGAPDAERVIVLMGSGAEAAHETVDHLVARGEKVGVLKVRLFRPFAVQLFVAALPKTVEAIAVLDRTKEPGSAGEPLYQDVLTALAETMSGAEPPLRSFPRVIGGRYGLSSKEFTPAMVKGVFDELAATEPRNHFTVGIEDDVTRTSLRYDPEFSTEDPKTVRALFFGLGADGTVSANKNSIKIIGEGTDNYAQGYFVYDSKKSGTMTTSHLRFGAKPIRSSYLVTRANFVAVHNFTFLERNDLFAPAEPGAPVLLNTAYGPDEVWDQLPRKAQQHVIERKLKLYVIDGLKVAQDAGLGGRISTVMQTCFFAISGVLPKDEAIAAIKHAIEKTFGKRGESVVKKNFAAVDAALAHLHEVKVPAKVTSTFDLRPPVPAEAPEFVQKVTAEIIAGRGDLLPVSALPDDGTYPTGTTQWERRNIAVELPVWDEKICIQCGKCVLVCPHATIRAKVVDAAVLKEAPPTFKSAPARWREFKERRYLLQVAPEDCTGCSLCVQACPVKNKSEAKLKALNMRPQLPLREPERANWEFFLALPETDRTVLRPDQIKDVQLFQPLFEFSGACSGCGETPYVKLLSQLFGDRTVVANATGCSSIYGGNLPTTPWAMNGDGRGPAWSNSLFEDNAEFGMGMRLSLDKQAEFARELVRRMAGRLGEPLAGELIGADQSTEAGIAAQRARVARLKTALAALPDPEARMLESLADVLVRKSVWIVGGDGWAYDIGYGGLDHVIASGRNVNILVLDTEVYSNTGGQASKATPRGAVAKFAAGGKPNAKKDLTLMAMAYGNVYVARVAMGGDDAQTVRAFLEADAYDGPSLIVAYSHCINHGYDMVDGLSQQDIAVKTGYWPLLRYNPALAAQGKNPLVLDSKAPSLPLEQYTRNETRYTMLAHSDPAAAKHLAQLAQQDVATRWRTYTFMAQQEGNGGDGNGGDGGAKP; encoded by the coding sequence ATGGGCAAGCAGACCCTGACCATCGACGGGAACGAGGCGGCGGCGAGAGTCGCCTATCAGCTCAACGAAGTCATCGCCATCTACCCGATCACCCCCTCATCCCCGATGGGCGAGTGGTCGGACCAGTGGGCGTCGGAGAAGCGCCCCAACCTGTGGGGGACGATTCCCACGGTGGTGGAGATGCAGAGCGAGGGCGGCGCGGCCGGTGCCCTGCACGGCTCGCTGCAGACGGGTTCGCTGTCGACGACCTTCACGTCGTCCCAGGGCCTGTTGCTGATGATCCCGAACATGTACAAGATCGCCGGCGAGCTGACGAGCACGGTCTTCCACGTGGCCGCCCGCTCCCTGGCTGCGCAGGCGCTGTCCATCTTCGGCGACCACAGCGACGTGATGGCCACGCGGGGGACGGGGTACGCGCTGCTGGCGTCGAACTCGATCCAGGAGGTGACCGACCTCGCGGCGATCGCGACCGCGGCCACGCTGGAGTCGCGGGTGCCGTTCCTGCACTTCTTCGACGGCTTCCGGACCTCGCACGAGGTGGCCAAGATCGAGGCGCTGACGCCGGAGCAGCTGCGGGCCCTGATCGACGACGAGACCGTGCGGGCGCACCGCGCGCGCTCTCTCTCGCCGGATCACCCGGTGCTCCGCGGCTCGGCGCAGAACCCGGACGTGTACTTCCAGGCCCGCGAGGCCGTGAACCCGTACTACCTCGCCTGCCCGGGCATCGTGCAGCGGGTGATGGACCGCTTCGCCAAGAGCGTCGGCCGCTCCTACCACCTGTTCGACTACGTGGGCGCTCCCGACGCCGAGCGGGTGATCGTGCTGATGGGCTCGGGGGCCGAGGCGGCCCACGAGACCGTGGACCACCTGGTCGCCCGGGGCGAGAAGGTGGGCGTGCTCAAGGTGCGGCTGTTCCGGCCGTTCGCGGTCCAGCTGTTCGTCGCCGCGCTGCCCAAGACGGTGGAGGCGATCGCGGTGCTCGACCGCACCAAGGAGCCGGGCAGCGCCGGGGAGCCGCTCTACCAGGACGTGCTGACGGCGCTGGCCGAGACGATGAGCGGCGCCGAGCCTCCGCTGCGCTCGTTCCCGCGGGTGATCGGCGGCCGCTACGGCCTGTCGTCCAAGGAGTTCACGCCGGCGATGGTGAAGGGCGTGTTCGACGAGTTGGCGGCGACGGAGCCCCGCAACCACTTCACCGTGGGCATCGAGGACGACGTCACGCGGACGAGCCTGCGCTACGATCCCGAGTTTTCGACCGAGGATCCGAAGACGGTGCGCGCGCTGTTCTTCGGGCTCGGCGCCGACGGCACGGTGAGCGCCAACAAGAACTCGATCAAGATCATCGGCGAGGGCACCGACAACTACGCCCAGGGCTACTTCGTGTACGACTCGAAGAAGTCGGGCACGATGACCACCTCGCACCTGCGGTTCGGCGCGAAGCCCATCCGCTCCAGCTATCTCGTCACCCGCGCCAACTTCGTGGCGGTGCACAACTTCACCTTCCTGGAGCGGAACGACCTGTTCGCGCCGGCCGAGCCGGGCGCCCCCGTGCTGCTCAACACGGCGTACGGGCCGGACGAGGTGTGGGACCAGCTGCCGCGCAAGGCGCAGCAGCACGTCATCGAGCGGAAGCTCAAGCTGTACGTGATCGACGGCCTGAAGGTGGCGCAGGACGCGGGCCTCGGCGGCCGGATCAGCACGGTGATGCAGACCTGTTTCTTCGCCATCAGCGGCGTGCTCCCGAAGGACGAGGCGATCGCGGCGATCAAGCACGCGATCGAGAAGACCTTCGGCAAGCGCGGCGAGTCGGTGGTGAAGAAGAACTTCGCGGCGGTGGACGCCGCGCTCGCCCACCTGCACGAGGTGAAGGTCCCGGCGAAGGTCACGAGCACGTTCGACCTGCGGCCCCCGGTGCCGGCCGAGGCGCCGGAGTTCGTGCAGAAGGTGACGGCGGAGATCATCGCCGGGCGCGGCGACCTGCTGCCCGTGAGCGCGCTGCCGGACGACGGCACCTATCCCACCGGCACGACCCAGTGGGAGCGGCGCAACATCGCCGTCGAGCTGCCGGTGTGGGACGAGAAGATCTGCATCCAGTGCGGCAAGTGCGTGCTGGTGTGCCCGCACGCCACCATCCGCGCCAAGGTGGTGGACGCGGCCGTCCTGAAGGAGGCGCCCCCGACCTTCAAGTCGGCGCCGGCGCGGTGGCGGGAGTTCAAGGAGCGGCGCTACCTGCTGCAGGTGGCGCCCGAAGACTGCACCGGCTGCAGCCTGTGCGTGCAGGCCTGCCCGGTGAAGAACAAGAGCGAGGCCAAGCTCAAGGCGCTCAACATGCGGCCGCAGCTGCCGCTGCGGGAGCCGGAGCGGGCCAACTGGGAGTTCTTCCTCGCGCTCCCGGAGACCGACCGGACGGTGCTGCGCCCCGACCAGATCAAGGACGTGCAGCTGTTCCAGCCGCTGTTCGAGTTCTCGGGCGCGTGCTCGGGCTGCGGCGAGACCCCCTACGTCAAGCTGCTGAGCCAGCTGTTCGGCGACCGGACCGTGGTGGCGAACGCCACCGGCTGCTCGTCGATCTACGGCGGCAACCTGCCCACGACGCCGTGGGCGATGAACGGGGACGGCCGCGGTCCCGCGTGGTCCAACTCGCTGTTCGAGGACAACGCGGAGTTCGGGATGGGGATGCGGCTCTCGCTCGACAAGCAGGCCGAGTTCGCGCGGGAGCTGGTGCGGCGGATGGCCGGGCGGCTCGGTGAGCCGCTCGCGGGCGAGCTGATCGGCGCCGACCAGTCCACCGAGGCCGGCATCGCGGCGCAGCGCGCGCGGGTGGCCCGGCTCAAGACCGCGCTGGCGGCGCTGCCGGATCCCGAGGCCCGGATGCTCGAGTCCCTGGCCGACGTGCTGGTCCGGAAGAGCGTCTGGATCGTGGGCGGCGACGGCTGGGCGTACGACATCGGCTACGGCGGCCTCGACCACGTGATCGCGTCGGGCCGGAACGTGAACATCCTGGTCCTGGACACCGAGGTGTACTCCAACACCGGCGGCCAGGCGTCCAAGGCCACGCCGCGAGGCGCGGTGGCGAAGTTCGCCGCCGGCGGCAAGCCGAACGCCAAGAAGGACCTGACGCTGATGGCCATGGCGTACGGCAACGTGTACGTGGCGCGGGTGGCGATGGGCGGCGACGACGCTCAGACGGTGCGGGCGTTCCTCGAGGCGGACGCGTACGACGGGCCGTCGCTGATCGTGGCCTACAGCCACTGCATCAACCACGGCTACGACATGGTGGACGGCCTGAGTCAGCAGGACATCGCGGTGAAGACCGGGTACTGGCCGCTGCTGCGCTACAACCCCGCCCTCGCGGCGCAGGGCAAGAACCCGCTGGTGCTGGACTCCAAGGCGCCCTCGCTGCCGCTGGAGCAGTACACCCGCAACGAGACGCGGTACACGATGCTCGCGCACAGCGATCCGGCGGCGGCGAAGCACCTGGCGCAGCTGGCACAGCAGGACGTCGCGACCCGCTGGCGGACCTACACGTTCATGGCGCAGCAGGAGGGGAACGGCGGCGACGGGAACGGCGGCGACGGCGGAGCCAAGCCATGA
- a CDS encoding OsmC family protein produces the protein MKPVTVTWDGGVRFTADVRGHKLVVDQPPQGGGQDAGPMPLELVPAALGTCVALFVKQFLVTRGLDAAGLTVQVFTATEANPHRIGRFEVTVAIPKGVPEHYREAVARVAESCTVHHTLTHQPEIAVEVLETVPTA, from the coding sequence ATGAAGCCGGTCACGGTCACCTGGGACGGCGGGGTGCGGTTCACCGCCGACGTCCGCGGCCACAAGCTGGTGGTGGACCAGCCGCCCCAGGGCGGCGGGCAGGACGCCGGTCCGATGCCGCTGGAGCTCGTCCCGGCCGCGCTGGGCACGTGCGTGGCGTTGTTCGTGAAGCAGTTCCTCGTCACGCGCGGCCTCGATGCCGCCGGGCTGACCGTGCAGGTGTTCACGGCCACGGAGGCCAATCCGCACCGGATCGGTCGGTTCGAGGTCACCGTCGCCATTCCGAAGGGCGTGCCGGAGCACTACCGGGAGGCCGTGGCGCGGGTGGCCGAGAGCTGCACCGTCCACCATACGCTCACTCACCAGCCGGAGATTGCGGTCGAGGTCCTCGAGACCGTTCCGACCGCCTAG
- the trxA gene encoding thioredoxin, which produces MKDTKVVTDASFEADVLKAESPVLVDFWAPWCGPCRAVAPVLEKVAELYAGRVTVAKLNVDENPVTSQTYGIRSIPTVALFKGGDVVDGVLGAAPLPYFTEMLDKHIGTAGAEAKSA; this is translated from the coding sequence GTGAAAGACACCAAGGTGGTGACCGATGCCAGCTTCGAGGCGGACGTGCTGAAGGCCGAGAGCCCGGTGCTGGTGGACTTCTGGGCGCCGTGGTGCGGCCCCTGCCGCGCGGTGGCGCCGGTGCTCGAGAAGGTGGCCGAGCTGTACGCCGGCCGGGTGACGGTGGCGAAGCTCAACGTGGACGAGAATCCAGTGACGTCGCAGACCTACGGCATCCGGAGCATCCCGACCGTGGCGCTGTTCAAGGGCGGCGACGTCGTGGACGGCGTGCTGGGCGCGGCTCCCCTCCCCTACTTCACCGAGATGCTGGACAAGCACATCGGCACGGCCGGCGCCGAGGCGAAGAGCGCATGA
- a CDS encoding DUF302 domain-containing protein, with product MTTAGHLAPYGIEAEVPVGYERAVALTRDALAGQGFGVLTEIDVRATLKQKLGAEFRPYVILGACNPPLAHRALHSELAIGLLLPCNVIVHAGDRPGTSVVAALDPVVQLGVTGRADLKPLAAEVRDRLEKALESLRRSAASTVTPERN from the coding sequence ATGACCACCGCCGGCCATCTCGCTCCGTACGGCATCGAGGCGGAGGTGCCCGTCGGGTACGAGCGGGCGGTCGCGCTCACCCGCGACGCGCTCGCCGGGCAGGGCTTCGGCGTGTTGACGGAGATCGACGTGCGCGCGACGCTGAAGCAGAAGCTCGGCGCCGAGTTCCGGCCCTACGTCATCCTGGGCGCGTGCAATCCGCCCCTCGCGCACCGGGCGCTCCACAGCGAGCTGGCGATCGGGCTCCTGCTGCCGTGCAACGTGATCGTGCATGCCGGGGACCGCCCCGGCACAAGCGTCGTGGCTGCGCTCGACCCCGTCGTCCAGCTGGGCGTGACCGGCCGCGCCGACCTGAAACCACTCGCGGCGGAGGTGCGCGACCGGCTCGAGAAGGCACTGGAGAGCCTGCGCCGGTCCGCCGCGTCAACCGTGACACCCGAGAGGAACTGA
- a CDS encoding metalloregulator ArsR/SmtB family transcription factor produces MTTTLRQAPLDPRVLAEAAEMVRVLGHPVRLRIVELLEAGEQTVTQLQDGLEAPQALVSQQLARMRGAGIVAGRRSGSNVWYSIADARVVRMLDCLRHCDLPAARGRRPEGAEA; encoded by the coding sequence ATGACAACTACCCTGCGCCAGGCGCCGCTGGACCCGCGCGTCCTGGCGGAAGCTGCGGAGATGGTCCGCGTGCTAGGCCACCCGGTGCGGCTGCGGATCGTGGAACTGCTCGAGGCCGGCGAGCAGACCGTGACTCAGCTTCAGGACGGGCTGGAGGCTCCGCAGGCGCTGGTCTCGCAGCAGCTCGCCCGGATGCGGGGAGCTGGGATCGTGGCGGGACGGCGCAGCGGCTCGAACGTCTGGTACTCCATCGCGGATGCGCGGGTCGTGAGGATGCTCGACTGCCTGCGGCACTGCGACCTGCCCGCCGCCCGCGGTCGGCGGCCGGAAGGGGCGGAGGCATGA
- a CDS encoding MarR family transcriptional regulator, with amino-acid sequence MVKRLKDELKQSRPFGSVEEEVLLGLARTADALERGLVQVFKGSSLTGTQYNVLRILRGAGASGLPCGEIADRMVTRDPDLTRLLDRLEKRHLVTRARDDADRRVVTTRITQSGLSLLDQLAEPLAEVQKRLLGHMAEERLRRLADLLDEARSTPE; translated from the coding sequence ATGGTGAAGCGGCTGAAGGACGAGCTCAAGCAGTCCCGCCCCTTCGGGTCGGTCGAGGAAGAGGTGCTTCTGGGGCTGGCGCGCACGGCCGACGCTCTCGAGCGCGGATTGGTGCAGGTCTTCAAAGGGTCCAGCCTCACGGGCACGCAGTACAACGTGCTGCGGATCCTGAGGGGTGCGGGCGCGTCGGGACTCCCGTGCGGCGAGATCGCCGACCGGATGGTGACCAGAGACCCGGACCTCACCCGGCTCCTGGACCGCCTGGAGAAACGGCACCTGGTGACCCGGGCCCGCGACGATGCCGACCGGAGGGTCGTGACGACGCGGATCACCCAGAGTGGCCTGTCGCTGCTCGATCAGCTGGCGGAGCCGCTCGCCGAGGTCCAGAAGCGGCTGCTGGGGCACATGGCGGAAGAGCGGCTCCGCAGGCTGGCGGACCTCCTCGACGAGGCCCGCTCGACGCCTGAGTAG
- a CDS encoding YceI family protein — protein MKANTTKQQWAFDPAHSSVNFTVRHMVVSKVRGRFAKWDGTLTMDENDPSHGAVEVTIDVASIDTGVAQRDAHLRSSDFFDVERYPVLAFRSTRVEQAGPGGEALKVAGDLTMHGVTRPVVLDVEYAGSAKDPWGGVRAGFSARGVLDRKDFGLTYNQLLETGGVVVGETVEIAIDAEVVKKVEGVTAAAA, from the coding sequence ATGAAGGCGAACACGACGAAGCAGCAGTGGGCGTTCGATCCAGCGCACTCCAGCGTGAACTTCACCGTGCGCCACATGGTGGTCTCGAAGGTCCGGGGCCGGTTCGCCAAGTGGGACGGCACGCTCACGATGGACGAGAACGATCCGAGCCATGGGGCGGTCGAGGTGACGATCGACGTGGCGAGCATCGATACGGGGGTCGCCCAGCGCGACGCGCACCTCCGCTCGTCGGATTTCTTCGACGTCGAGCGCTACCCCGTCCTCGCGTTCAGGAGCACCCGGGTCGAGCAGGCGGGGCCCGGGGGGGAGGCGCTGAAGGTGGCGGGCGACCTGACGATGCACGGCGTGACGCGGCCCGTGGTGCTGGACGTGGAGTATGCGGGCAGCGCGAAGGATCCCTGGGGCGGCGTGCGGGCCGGCTTCAGCGCGCGCGGCGTGCTCGACCGTAAGGACTTCGGCCTGACCTACAACCAGCTGCTCGAGACGGGCGGGGTGGTGGTCGGCGAGACGGTCGAGATCGCGATCGACGCGGAAGTGGTGAAGAAGGTGGAGGGGGTCACGGCGGCGGCGGCGTAA
- a CDS encoding GAF domain-containing protein, with protein sequence MATDASARTQAERTVLAIPGSPGHSTLDTVLERTVEALQSGFPHYTGVYIYWLDGDTLVLRAFRGRPTEHVRIPVGVGICGRAARERQTVVVDDVGSDPAYLACSIETRSEMVVPVMRGTQVLGEIDIDSDVKAAFTADDRKFLEQLAFLIATKA encoded by the coding sequence ATGGCCACCGACGCCTCCGCCCGCACCCAAGCCGAGCGCACCGTGCTCGCCATTCCCGGCTCGCCGGGGCATTCGACGCTCGACACCGTTCTCGAGCGCACCGTCGAAGCGCTCCAGTCCGGGTTCCCTCACTACACGGGCGTCTACATCTACTGGCTGGATGGTGACACGTTGGTGCTGCGGGCGTTCCGTGGCCGGCCCACGGAGCACGTGCGCATCCCGGTGGGCGTCGGCATCTGCGGCCGCGCGGCCCGCGAGCGGCAGACGGTGGTGGTGGACGACGTCGGCTCCGACCCCGCTTACCTGGCCTGCAGCATCGAGACCCGGAGCGAGATGGTGGTGCCGGTCATGCGCGGGACGCAGGTCCTCGGTGAGATCGACATCGACTCGGACGTGAAGGCGGCGTTCACGGCCGACGACCGGAAGTTCCTCGAGCAGCTCGCCTTCCTGATCGCGACGAAGGCGTAA